The proteins below come from a single Pseudochaenichthys georgianus chromosome 14, fPseGeo1.2, whole genome shotgun sequence genomic window:
- the b4galt4 gene encoding beta-1,4-galactosyltransferase 4 encodes MGFCSPVCKVYRRGKYILLFLISLSMLAWIANLSGETIKDAPVSFATPQALVKGDSLREKLNALTATPDRLITPAPKEECPQESPLLQGALKLSFESSLKLKDVESDNKAVIEGEFEPSDCTARQSVAILIPHRGREKHLLYLLHHLHPFLQRQQLHYAIYIIQQAGDVTFNRAKLLNVGYLEALKDYSWDCFIFHDVDLVPENDHNVYVCDKQPKHLVVGRNATGYKLRYKGYFGGVTAMNKEQFFQVNGFSNNYWGWGGEDDDLRVRVELQKMKIVRPPADIARYTMVFHKRDSGNKINKDRMTLLGHTPLVWRKDGLNSCTYKTMSLERLPLYVNVTVDIGKPLS; translated from the exons ATGGGCTTCTGTTCGCCTGTGTGCAAGGTTTATAGGAGGGGGAAATATATTTTGCTCTTCCTCATCTCGCTGTCCATGCTGGCATGGATTGCAAATTTGTCCGGTGAAACAATAAAGGATGCTCCGGTTTCATTTGCCACACCGCAAGCTCTTGTCAAAGGAGACAGTCTGAGGGAGAAACTGAATGCTTTGACAGCAACCCCCGATCGCTTGATCACTCCAGCACCAAAAGAAGAATGCCCTCAGGAGTCTCCACTGCTAC AGGGAGCTTTGAAGCTGTCCTTTGAATCCTCTCTGAAACTGAAGGACGTGGAGAGCGATAACAAAGCAGTGATTGAAGGCGAGTTCGAGCCCTCGGACTGTACAGCGAGGCAGAGCGTGGCGATCCTCATCCCTCATCGCGGCAGAGAGAAACACCTCCTCTACCTCCTGCACCACCTGCACCCCTTTCTGCAGAGGCAGCAGCTACACTACGCCATTTACATCATCCAACAG GCTGGAGATGTAACTTTTAATCGTGCCAAGTTACTCAATGTCGGGTATTTGGAGGCGCTGAAGGACTACAGTTGGGACTGCTTCATCTTCCATGACGTGGACCTGGTTCCTGAAAACGATCACAATGTATACGTCTGTGACAAGCAACCCAAACACTTGGTGGTGGGCCGGAACGCCACAGGATACAA GCTGCGTTACAAAGGCTACTTTGGAGGAGTCACAGCTATGAACAAAGAGCAGTTTTTCCAAGTGAATGGATTCTCAAACAATTACTGGGGCTGGGGCGGAGAAGATGATGACCTCCGCGTCAG GGTGGAGCTGCAGAAAATGAAGATTGTGCGCCCCCCCGCTGATATAGCTCGCTACACCATGGTGTTTCACAAACGGGACAGTggcaacaaaataaacaaagacCG AATGACATTGTTAGGACATACGCCGCTGGTTTGGAGAAAGGACGGACTTAACAGCTGCACATATAAGACAATGTCCTTGGAGAGGCTCCCTCTATATGTGAATGTTACCGTGGACATTGGTAAGCCTCTGAGTTGA